A single window of Dermochelys coriacea isolate rDerCor1 chromosome 14, rDerCor1.pri.v4, whole genome shotgun sequence DNA harbors:
- the CYGB gene encoding cytoglobin isoform X2: MEKVQGEMEIERWERSEELSDAERKVIQETWSRVYKNCEDVGVSILIRFFVKFPSAKQYFSQFKHMEDPLEMERTPQLRKHARRVMGAVNTVVENINDSEKVSSVLALVGKAHALKHKVEPVYFKFFTGVMLEVIAEEYANDFTPEVQRAWTKMKSLIYTHVTAAYKEVGWVQYPNSTM, from the exons ATGGAGAAAGTCCAGGGAGAAATGGAGATTGAGAGATGGGAAAGGAGCGAAGAGCTGTCAGATGCCGAGAGAAAGGTGATTCAAGAGACCTGGAGCAGAGTGTACAAGAACTGCGAGGATGTTGGGGTCTCCATACTGatcag GTTTTTTGTCAAATTCCCATCTGCCAAGCAGTACTTCAGTCAGTTCAAGCACATGGAGGACCCCCTGGAGATGGAGAGGACCCCACAGCTGCGCAAGCATGCCCGGCGGGTCATGGGCGCTGTTAACACCGTAGTGGAGAACATCAATGACTCCGAAAAGGTCTCATCTGTTCTGGCCCTGGTGGGCAAGGCCCACGCCCTCAAGCACAAAGTGGAGCCTGTCTACTTCAAG ttctTCACCGGTGTCATGCTGGAGGTCATCGCTGAAGAATATGCCAAcgatttcaccccagaggtgcaGAGAGCCTGGACCAAGATGAAGAGCCTTATCTACACCCACGTGACTGCTGCGTACAAGGAGGTGGGCTGGGTGCAGTATCCAAACTCCACCATGTGA